A single region of the Argonema galeatum A003/A1 genome encodes:
- a CDS encoding DUF1517 domain-containing protein: MYKKLLSTIKPLLKPVLVACLMLTLALGHADGALAARTGGRIGGGSFSVPSRGYSSPRTYAPPSGGYYPYGGGGFGFPFLIPFFGIGGGFGGLFSILIFIGIANFLVQSFRRIGSSESTELGNSSNPAVSVARLQVGLLANARDLQKELNQIAEAADTGSPQGRAEVLQETTLALLRHPEFWVYAGAETQQARLESAEAQFNRLSLGERSKFTAETLSNVNNVLREAEPQKALPGGETEEPSQYIVVTLLAASLSKLQLPTINSSEDLRQALRQFGAIPSEQLLAIEVLWTPQAEGDTLTSSDMIVEYPNLKLV; encoded by the coding sequence ATGTACAAGAAACTACTCTCAACTATTAAACCGCTTCTGAAACCCGTGCTAGTAGCTTGCCTCATGCTAACCTTGGCACTGGGTCACGCCGATGGAGCTTTGGCAGCTCGTACAGGAGGCCGGATTGGCGGCGGTTCCTTTAGTGTACCCAGTCGCGGTTACTCGTCTCCCCGTACCTACGCACCACCATCGGGAGGATATTATCCCTATGGCGGCGGTGGATTTGGGTTTCCCTTTCTGATTCCATTTTTTGGTATTGGGGGCGGGTTTGGCGGTCTATTCAGTATCCTGATTTTTATTGGGATTGCCAACTTCCTAGTGCAAAGCTTCCGTCGCATCGGTAGCAGTGAAAGTACCGAACTCGGAAACAGCAGCAATCCAGCCGTTTCGGTAGCGCGTTTGCAAGTTGGTCTGCTGGCTAATGCTCGCGACCTGCAAAAGGAACTCAACCAAATTGCTGAAGCCGCCGATACGGGTTCTCCCCAAGGTCGGGCCGAAGTATTGCAAGAAACAACTCTGGCTTTGTTGCGCCACCCGGAATTTTGGGTCTATGCTGGTGCCGAAACTCAACAGGCTCGGTTAGAATCGGCTGAAGCTCAGTTTAACCGCTTGTCCCTGGGAGAACGCAGCAAATTTACAGCAGAAACTCTGTCAAATGTCAATAATGTTTTGAGGGAAGCTGAACCTCAGAAAGCTTTGCCAGGTGGAGAAACTGAAGAACCAAGTCAATACATCGTCGTTACTCTTCTGGCGGCAAGTCTGAGCAAGTTGCAATTGCCGACTATCAATAGTTCTGAGGATCTGCGTCAAGCGCTGCGGCAGTTTGGTGCTATTCCTAGCGAGCAATTGCTGGCGATCGAAGTTCTCTGGACGCCACAAGCCGAAGGCGATACTCTCACCTCGTCAGACATGATTGTCGAGTATCCAAACTTGAAACTCGTTTAG
- a CDS encoding ABC transporter permease, with protein sequence MAKSQLRVQRGFLWQGLFTLLMFFFMYLPILVLALYSFNQSRYSASWEGFTLAWYQKLFSDARILRALQNSLTVAFCAVGVSAVVGTLMAVGLARYRFPGRSLYRGISYLPLIIPDIAIAVATLIFLAVIQIRLSLWTIVASHVVFCLAYVGLIVSTRLADLNPHLEEAALDLGATPFQAFIKVLLPQLMPGIISGCLLAFVLSLDDFLIASFTAGSDATTLPLEIYSRIRTGVKPDINALSVVLMLVSGLVFLIAESIRYQSTEKRLK encoded by the coding sequence ATGGCCAAATCTCAATTGCGAGTTCAACGCGGTTTCCTTTGGCAGGGGCTTTTCACCCTGCTAATGTTCTTTTTCATGTACCTGCCCATCCTGGTACTAGCCTTGTACAGCTTCAATCAATCCCGCTATAGCGCTAGTTGGGAGGGATTCACCCTCGCCTGGTATCAAAAGCTATTTAGCGATGCCCGCATTCTCAGGGCCTTGCAAAATAGTTTGACGGTGGCTTTTTGTGCCGTCGGCGTTTCAGCTGTAGTCGGCACGCTGATGGCAGTCGGTTTAGCGCGTTACCGATTTCCCGGCAGGTCATTATATCGCGGTATTTCCTACCTGCCGCTGATTATTCCAGATATTGCGATCGCTGTTGCCACCCTGATATTTTTGGCAGTAATTCAAATTCGCCTCAGCCTGTGGACAATTGTGGCATCTCATGTCGTCTTCTGTCTCGCCTACGTCGGACTGATTGTTTCCACCCGACTCGCAGACTTAAACCCCCACCTGGAAGAAGCCGCCCTCGATTTAGGCGCTACACCCTTTCAAGCATTCATCAAAGTGCTGCTACCCCAACTCATGCCCGGTATTATCTCCGGTTGTCTCCTCGCTTTTGTCCTCAGCTTAGACGACTTTCTGATTGCCAGTTTCACCGCCGGTAGCGACGCCACTACATTGCCCCTAGAAATCTACAGCCGCATCCGCACAGGAGTTAAACCCGACATCAACGCCCTCAGCGTCGTACTTATGCTCGTGTCAGGATTAGTTTTCTTGATAGCCGAATCCATCCGCTACCAAAGCACAGAAAAACGCCTGAAGTAA
- a CDS encoding ABC transporter permease, protein MSTQISSPSTPPTPKSEPQASPTAGRWLGSLGLLGPAGIWLGLLLVLPTLVLFELSLVPGLEPGGLVNPSGLENYLRVFEPVNLSVMKRSLFFAGGTTVICLLLGFPVAYWIALLAPTKWRNLLLVGFVLPLWTSSLLRTYAWITILRYSGVLNTLLTSPNPWLSNLGLPTIPRLELLNDWPAVLIGMSYGYLPYMVLILYASLEKLDRRLLEAASDLGANPIQTFVQVTVPQTMPGIAAASLLVFITGLGDFVDPELLGGDSTMTISRLIYNQFLKTNQWGFGSALSMVLIMLVSIAIALLLKFGDRNAAS, encoded by the coding sequence ATGTCTACCCAAATTTCCTCTCCCTCTACTCCTCCCACTCCTAAATCTGAGCCGCAAGCTAGCCCTACCGCCGGACGATGGTTGGGCTCTCTAGGATTGCTTGGCCCCGCCGGGATTTGGTTGGGGCTATTGCTGGTGTTGCCGACTTTGGTGCTTTTTGAGCTGAGTTTGGTGCCGGGACTAGAACCGGGGGGTCTGGTTAATCCTTCTGGATTGGAGAACTATTTACGGGTATTTGAGCCGGTTAATTTGTCGGTGATGAAGCGATCGCTGTTTTTTGCCGGTGGGACTACTGTAATCTGTTTGCTGCTGGGATTCCCCGTTGCCTACTGGATTGCCCTGTTAGCGCCCACAAAGTGGCGCAATTTGCTCCTGGTTGGCTTTGTCTTGCCTTTGTGGACATCATCGCTGCTGCGTACTTATGCTTGGATTACGATTCTGCGCTACAGCGGCGTACTGAATACGTTACTGACTAGCCCCAACCCGTGGTTGAGCAATCTGGGACTGCCGACGATACCGCGTTTGGAATTGCTCAACGATTGGCCCGCAGTTTTGATTGGGATGAGCTACGGCTATCTACCTTATATGGTATTGATTCTCTACGCTTCTTTAGAAAAGTTAGATCGGCGGTTGTTGGAAGCGGCATCCGATTTGGGGGCTAATCCAATTCAAACTTTTGTTCAGGTTACGGTTCCACAAACAATGCCCGGTATTGCAGCCGCTTCTTTGCTGGTATTTATCACTGGTTTAGGCGATTTCGTCGATCCGGAATTGCTGGGAGGCGATTCGACTATGACTATTTCTCGTTTGATTTATAACCAGTTTCTCAAAACTAATCAGTGGGGGTTTGGTTCGGCTTTGAGTATGGTGTTAATCATGCTTGTCAGTATTGCGATCGCGCTTCTACTCAAATTTGGCGATCGCAACGCCGCTAGTTAA